DNA from Kitasatospora herbaricolor:
ATTCGCCTACGAGGGCGCCGGAATGGGCGCCGCGATGCTCGACGGCTTCGGCCTCGGCAACGGCCGCAAGGTGGCCGACCTGCTGGCCGGCCGCGGCCGCCACCACAGCTACATGGTCTACGTCGGCGTGGGCTGGGCGATGGCCAGGCTGCCGCGGTTCCGCTGGGCGGCGGTCAGCCCCCCGGACCCGCTGCTGCGCTGGCTGGTGCTGGACGGCTACGGGTTCCACCAGGCGTACTTCCACACCCGCAAGTACGTCCACGAGCACTACCAGGAGCGCGGCTTCCCGTGGCCGAAGGGCGGCCCCGCCGGCTACTCGGACCGCGCGCTCGACCAGGGCATCGGCCGCGCCATGTGGTTCGTCGGCGGCTCCGCCCCCGATGTGGTGGCCGACCTGATCGACCGGTTCCCCGAGTCCCGCCGGGAGGACCTCTACAGCGGCGCCGGGCTGGCCGCGACGTACGCGGGCGGCGGCGACGAGTCCGAGCTGCGGGTCTTCCTGCGGCGGGCCGGCAAGCACCGCCCGCAGGTCGCCCAGGCCTCCGCCTTCGCCGCCACCGCGCGGGTGGAGGCCGGCCTGGTCACCCCGCACACCGAACTGGCGGCGCGGTTCTTCTGCGACCTGACGCCGCAGCAGGCGGCCGCGCTGTGCGACAAGGCCCGGCCGGTCCCGGTGGTGGACGGCGCGGTGCCCGCGTACGAGGTGTGGCGCCGCCGGATCGCCGAACAGCTGGTGGCCCAGGGCGACGTGGTCGCATGAGCGCCCCCGACGCCGCGCGCCCCCGCGCCCGGCGGCTCCCGCCCGGCCCGCCGGCCCGCCGGGCCCCGGCCCTGCTGGCCAGCATGGCGCGCGACCGGCTCACCGTGATGACCTCGGCGGCGCTGCGCTACGGCGACGCCGTGCGGCTGCCGCTCGGTCCCAAGACGCTGTTCTTCTTCAACCACCCGGACCACGCCAAGCGGGTGCTGGCCGACAACGCGGCCAACTACCACAAGGGCATCGGCCTGGTGCACGCCCGCCGGGCGCTCGGCGACGGGCTGCTGACCAGCGAGGGTGATCTGTGGCGCGCCCAGCGCAAGGTCATCCAGCCGGTCTTCCAGCCGCGGCGGATCAACCGGCAGACCGGCGTGATCGCGGAGGAGGCGGCCAAGCTGGTCGCCCGGCTGCGCGCGCACGCCGGCCGCGGGCCGGTCGACATCCGGGAGGAGATGACCGGGCTCACCCTGGGCATCCTCGGCCGCACCCTGCTCGACGCGGACCTGGGCGCCTACGAGTCCATCGG
Protein-coding regions in this window:
- a CDS encoding DUF1702 family protein; this encodes MAGSWRALRRRILTPDHSETLLSKRGFHEKSAESRDLLETVGATFLTGYAYVMEARTVADAETRLEEIPEQFRGFAYEGAGMGAAMLDGFGLGNGRKVADLLAGRGRHHSYMVYVGVGWAMARLPRFRWAAVSPPDPLLRWLVLDGYGFHQAYFHTRKYVHEHYQERGFPWPKGGPAGYSDRALDQGIGRAMWFVGGSAPDVVADLIDRFPESRREDLYSGAGLAATYAGGGDESELRVFLRRAGKHRPQVAQASAFAATARVEAGLVTPHTELAARFFCDLTPQQAAALCDKARPVPVVDGAVPAYEVWRRRIAEQLVAQGDVVA